The nucleotide window GTTTCTCGGTCAAAGTCACGTTGAGGATTACAACGCCGCTTTCAATTTAAGTTGGGAAGCTGACATTTGGGGAAAGATAAAAAATCAGCAGGAAGTTTCGAGAGTTCAGTTTCTGCAGACTTATGAGGCTTCAAAAGCAATCCAAACCCAAGTTGTTGCAGCTATTGCTCAAGGATACTACAATCTTTTGATGCTTGACAAACAAATGAAGGTGGCAAAATCCAATCTGGAACTCAGCAAAAACACTTTGGATGTGACTGAAAAAATCTGGAAAGGTGGCGAGACAACATCTTTGGGCGTTCAGCAGGCGAAAGCCAGAACAGAATCGACAGAACTTTTGATTACTCAACTCGAACAAAATATCGCCATTCAGGAAAATGCATTGAGTATTTTAGTGGGTGAAAATCCAGATAAAATAAGCAGAACGATTGAAATGTCCGATTCGTCTTTACCACAAAATATCTCGGCAGGAATTCCCGCTGCGATGGTGAGCCGTCGTCCTGACGTTCGCCAACAGGAATTGGTTTTGTTGGAATCAAATTCGATTGTGGGAATTGCTCAGGCAAGCATGTATCCCGCTTTGAGGATTACTGCAAATGGTGGCGTGAATTCATTTAAAATTGATAATTGGTTTCAGATTCCGGCTTCGTTGTTTGGATCTGTTTTAGGTGGAATTACGCAACCAATATTCCAGAAAAAACAATTGAAAACCGATTTGGCGGTTGCAAAAATTCAGAGAGAGAAAAATGTTTTGGCTTTCCGTCAATCTGTTCTGAATGCTGTTGGAGAAGTTTCCGACGCATTGGTTTCGAATGAAAGTTTAAAAGCTCAGGAAGCAAAAGCTTCGGAACAAGTGACAACGCTGAAAGACGGCATCAAAAGCGCCGAACTGCTTTACAAAGGCGGAATGGCTAATTATCTTGAAGTGATCACAGCTCAGGCCAACTCGCTTCAGGCAGAATTGAATCTGGCTTCCATCAAGAGACAAAGACTTAGCAGTATTGTTGATCTTTACAGAGCTCTTGGAGGCGGATGGAAATAAATAAAGTTTAAGTTATTTTTTGTTAAAAGTTACTTCGGTAACAAAGATGGTCGGAAAAGTTCCGGCCATTTTTGTTGTATTATTTTTATTGATATGCATTTAAAGTTATAAAATTCGACAGTAATTACTAAATAATCAATTTAGAAAAACAATATATTAAGTTATTGGAACATCTTTTGTGTAGCTTTGAAATGAGAAAGATTTACAATTGATGGAAAAAAATATACCGGAGAAAACACACACACGCAAAAAATGGTTTTTGGGAATAGGAATTGGTTTCCTGGTTCTGATTTTAGCATTTCCTTTTGCTTTAGATTTCTATCTTCAAAAAAAATTACCAGATCTGGTCAATGATAAAACAGCTTACAAAATTGAGTTGAAAGATTTTTCATTAAGTCTTCTGAAAGGTGATTTCACGGCAGACGAATTGAAAATTTCTACTAAAAATCCCAAAGATTCTTCCATCACTCAAATCAATGGAACTGTAAAGAAAATAGAGCTTCATGATATTTCTATCTGGAAAGCCATTTTCAACAAATCTTATCACGCGGATCAATTGTTATTGACTGATTCTAAAATCAATGTAAGACTTGCTCCTAAAAAGAAAGACCAAAAAAAACAGAAAAAAGCGACGGATATCCATATCAATAATATTTTGATTAATAATGTTTTTGCAGATATCAAAAATGCGGATGGGAAACCGGTTTTCGTTGGAGAAAATATCAATATCAAACTGACAGACATCAAACAAAGCGATAATAACTCTAAAATTCCAATTGCTTTCCAGGAATTTAAAATCGATGCAAAAAGCGTCAAAATTGGCGTAAATGAGTTTTATGAAGTTGACGCTGACGAAATTCTGGCTGCAAACAAAACACTTGAACTTAAGAAATTTCATCTAAAACCATTGCAGAATGCTGCCAATTATAATGCAAAAAATATCTTTGATTTCTATTCTGAAAACTTACTGGCAAAGGATTTCAATGTGAGCGAGGACTCCCTAATTGTTTCTGATATTATCTTCAAACATCCGGATCTTAAAGTGATTTCCACAGGAAAAAACATTGTTGAAAAGGAGAAAGATCCGAAAGAAATCGATATGAAAATCGGTTTGAAAAACATCAGTTTTGAGAAAGGTAAAATTGTGGTTTTGCAGGCAAATCTTGACAAAACAGCTTCGATAGATCAATTCAATTTCAAACTTACTAATATTGTTTTTGATAAAAATACAGTGAAGGAAAAAATCCCTTTCAGATTTACCAATCACGACATCGAAGCGGATAATATTTACTTTAAAGCCAACAAACTTCAAGCAGTCAGAATTAAAAAAATCGATTCTCACGATTCTAATATTCTGTTCGAAAAAGTTCAGGTTACAGCTTTGGCAAAATCTGCGAACAAAGATCTTTTCAACATCAATACGGACGAAATCAAGATCGTAAACAACCAGACAAAATACATCGGTCAAAAACTGAATATCCTGATGGATGGAATCGAAATTAAATCGCCTGACATCAAAATAATTTCATCCAATCACAAACAAAAACCAAAACAGAAAAAATCAAGTTCTACTCTACCTGATTTTGCTGCGAAACTTGGTTTCATCAATATTTCGAATGGAAAAATGTCTCAAACCAGTCAGGGAAAACAGAAATTGGCAGTTGGAAAATTCGATATCAACTTGCAGCAATTGTCTTCCAACACTGCAGATTTTAAAAATCATAAACCTGTGACGATTGGCAAAAGGTTAATCAGTGCTCAGAAAATTGACCTTGATGCCGGGAAATATTATACCCTTAAAATTGCTCAGCTTAAAAATTCCGGGAACAAAACGGACATCAAAGATTTCAAATATCTGCCAAAATATTCCAGAGCCGGCTTCAGCAAAGTAATTGCAAAAGAGACTGATCTTTATACGATTTCTGTAAAAAGTATTGGGATCACAGATCAGAATTCGGACTTCTTCAGAAATCCTTTGATTTATATTAATAAAGTCGAAATCGATGGCTTGAACTGCAATATTTATCACGATTTAGCTCCGGCAGACGATCACGATCCACGAATATTATTCAGTAAAAAATTGAGGAATGTGAAAATGCCTTTGTTCGTCAAAACTGTGGTGATCAAAAACTCAGCGTTGGTTTATGAGGAAAATGCAGAAAATAGCAATATTCCGGGGAAACTGAAATTTGATAATTTCGGAATTTTAATTAATGATGTCAACAACGGAAAAATCAAAGGAAGACCAACCGTGATAACAGCTGACGCTAATT belongs to Chryseobacterium sp. KACC 21268 and includes:
- a CDS encoding efflux transporter outer membrane subunit, with the translated sequence MNIITKIKEILVSSVVVASAVSCMPKLALDKVSPELPETFKYTATADTASVADLEWRQFFKDPILQNLIEKGIKNNYDLQIALKQVASSQERLNQAKYLQYPDISFGVSGQISRPSKNSMNGQSLNLFLGQSHVEDYNAAFNLSWEADIWGKIKNQQEVSRVQFLQTYEASKAIQTQVVAAIAQGYYNLLMLDKQMKVAKSNLELSKNTLDVTEKIWKGGETTSLGVQQAKARTESTELLITQLEQNIAIQENALSILVGENPDKISRTIEMSDSSLPQNISAGIPAAMVSRRPDVRQQELVLLESNSIVGIAQASMYPALRITANGGVNSFKIDNWFQIPASLFGSVLGGITQPIFQKKQLKTDLAVAKIQREKNVLAFRQSVLNAVGEVSDALVSNESLKAQEAKASEQVTTLKDGIKSAELLYKGGMANYLEVITAQANSLQAELNLASIKRQRLSSIVDLYRALGGGWK